TGGCCGGTATCTTACTGCGTTTTGGATTGCAGGCCTTTACTAATTTACAGAGCGATTTCAGTTTAAGTGTCAGCATGTTGCTGGCATGGCTGATCTGCAAAGCGCTAGCGCCGCGCTACGCCATTATTGCCACTCTAATTACAGGCGCATTCGTGGCCTGGCTAGACGGTGACGTTGTCACGTCTGCGCTGCACTTTTCGGTGGTGATGCCCGAGATAATTGCCCCTCGCTTTACTCTGACCACCTTAATCAGCGTGGGCCTGCCCTTTTTCCTGGCGACGATGGCCTCGCAAAACGCGCCCGGTTTCGCCACTATGCAGGCTGCTGGCTATCATGTTCCCGCCTCGCCGCTGATGGTCTTTACCGGCGGACTGGCGCTGCTGGGCAGCGTATTTGGAGTCTACTCCGTCTGTATCGCCGCCATCACCGCCGCCATCTGTCAAAGCCCAGATGCGCACCCGGATGCGGATAAACGCTGGCAGGCTGCCGCTGCCGCAGGCATCTTCTATCTGCTGGCGGGCCTGTTTGGCGGCTCGATAAGCGGACTAATGGCTGCCCTTCCGCTGAGCTGGATCCAGACCCTGGCAGGGCTGGCGTTGCTGGGTACGATCGGCGGCAGCCTGCATCAGGCGCTAGTAAACGAGCGCGAACGCGATGCCGCGGTAGTCACCTTTCTCGTAACCGCCAGCGGCGTGACGCTGCTGGGCATCGGGTCGGCATTCTGGGGTCTGCTGGTGGGGGGGATCTGCTTTGCCGTCCTGTCAGGCGTACGCCGCGCGCATTTGTGACGGCGTCACGCCAAACACGCTTTTGAAACGGTTACTGAAGTGGCTGGCCGAACTGAACCCGCACCCGAGGGCGATATCGGTTAGCGGCAGCGCCGTGTGGCATACCCTATCCCGGGCCTGGTGCATCCGCCGTTGCATGACGTACTGGTGTGGCGCAAGCCCGGAGGAGTGACGAAACATGCGGGCAAAATGGTATTCGCTTAAGGACGCCTGGCTAGCGAGATCGGCAAGGGTCAGCGGCTCGGCAAGATGGGCGTCGATATACTCCAGTACGTTACGCAGCACCGACGGGGCCAGCCCGCCGGTGACGTTCGGCATGCGCCACTGCACGCTGCTGTAGCGCTGAATAATATGGGTCAGCAGCAGCGTCGATGCTGTGCTCAGGGTAAGCTGGTTGGCCTGCTGCTGCCAGTCGCAGTCGAGCAAAAACTGGCGGTAGAGAGCAGTGATCTGCGCATCCTGACCAAAGGTCTTCTCATCCAGCGTCAGCGTGGCCGGGCTGCGATCCCAGATCTGCTCCCCAACGCTGCGCAGATGCGCATCGGTGCAGTAGAGGTGCACGAAGGAGAGATCGTCGCGAATATCCCAGGTCGATTCACTCTCTTTCGGCAGAAGGCAGAACCGGTCCGGCCCGCCGCCGTTCTGCCAGCCACTGCGGGTTTTATGGTAGCTCTCATAGCCGTCGGCAACGTAGAGGCTTAACGTGTGGTGATCGCAATATTGGGTAATGCGATCGCGCTTGTTGGACCATGCGGCCAGCTGCATGCCATTATTCAGGGCCACTGAATTTTTCAGCACCGCGCTGTGCCTGCGCAGGTTTTCAAAAGCACCGTAGGTTTCTGCCATCGCCACATTAACAAGTGATTAACCAGATCCTTAGTGTATGAAGAGTGCGGCACGGATGAAAGCGTTGCCGCCCTCTGGCCGCCAAAAAACCGCAAGAATTTGCAAGTCTCCCGCAATCCCCTGCAAGCGTCACCGCCCGTCGCGCATGAAAATAGGGTTTTTAATGATGGAGAGCAGCGCACAATGAACGCATTAATGTATAGCCTGGTGGTGGTGATTTGGGGAACAACGTGGATTGCTATCCATTTGCAGCAGGGGTCGGTCGCTGCGCCGGTCTCCATTTTCTGGCGCTTCGCGCTGGCCTCGGCCATCATGCTGCTGACCCTGCTGTTGCTTAAGCGGCTGCGCGCCCTGACGCTCCGGGATCACCTGATGTGTATGGTGCAGGGCGGCTGCGTGTTTGGCTTCAACTTCTGGTGCTTTTACACCGCTGCGGCGTGGATCAACACCGGCCTTGAGTCGGTCATCTTCTCCATGGCGGTGCTATTCAACGCGATAAACAGCTTTATTTTCTTTGGGCAGCGCCCGCCCGCTCGCTTCTTTCTTGCCGCTGCGCTGGGCCTGACCGGCATCGTCGCCCTCTTCTGGCAGGATCTGCTCGCCAAAGATCCCAACTTCAACCTGCTGCTGGGGATTGGCCTGTCAGCGCTGGGCACTTTAGGCTTTTCGCTGGGCAATATGATCAGCCTGCGCCACCAGCGTAAAGGGCTGGAGACCATGACCACCAACGGCTGGGCCATGTTCTACGGCACGCTGATTATGGGCTTCATCGCCCTGGTACGGGGCGACAGCTTCGCGCCCGAGTGGACGGTGAGCTACCTCAGCGCGTTGGTTTACCTGGCGCTGTTCGGTTCGGTCGTTGGCTTTGGGGTCTATTTTACGCTGGTGGGTCGCATCGGGGCGAGCAAAGCCGCCTACAGCACGCTGCTCTTTCCGCTGGTGGCGTTAACGCTCTCTACCCTGTTCGAAGGGTACCGCTGGGAGAGCAATGCCGTGGTGGGGCTGGCGCTGATCCTGGTGGGTAATCTGGTGATGTTTACCCGGCCAGAGAGTCTGCTGCGCGTCTGGCACGGGCGACCGCGCTCGGCGTGAGGGAAAAGAGAAGCGCCATCACCGGGATGGCGCTTCGCTGACTACTGTTTTTTAACCTGGAACAGCGTCGCATCGCTGGCCAGATCGTCCACCACCTGCTTGAGGGTGTCGACGGTGAGCGGCGTATTCTGGTTATTGAGATCTTTACCCTCGCCTTTACGCACCACTTTGATCACCGGTTTGTTGGTAGCGGCGTCAATCAGTTCGCCCTCAAAATAGAGCGCGGTATCCATGGTACGGTGACCGGTGGCGGCCTGGGTGCCCGCAACCACCATCGCAATTGGGATCACCTCATAGAACTGCAACCCCTCTTTACTGGAGTCGACGCCGGTGATCGCGCCACGGAAAATCAGGCTGCGCGGACCGGGCGTAGCCACCAGCGGCTTGCGTTGGGCAGCGGCAGCTTTCAGCTTGGTATTGGTGTAGGTCAGCAGGCCGTTGAGGGTCTGCTGACCAATCTGGGTGGTGGGTTTAGGTTGCGGATAGTAGGTAATGGGGTTGTAGACGATGCTATCGTATTTGCTGTCATCAAACGACGGGTCAACCCAGCGCAGAACCGGTTTCCCCGAAGCAGAGGTCGCCTGCTGCAAATGCGAATAATCTTTTAAAAAACCGGAATACTTGTCTGGCTGTGTGACTTTTGACGAGCACCCTGTCAGGACCAGCAGCCCCGACAGTACGGCAACATGAATCAATGAGTGAGTACGCATGTATTTATTCCTGGAATTATGACGATGCATACGGAGTTATAGCAAAACCCTATTAGGGTTGTTGTGACTAAAAGAGCGCTGGATCACCGTTTTACTAAAAATCATGCCTGCGTATGACCGCAGGCATGGGATGATTATTTTTTCAAATCGACCTGATAAAAAATGTGTTTGCCAAAGGGATCGATCTCATACCCTTGCACCTCTTTGCGCACCGGTTCGAAAATGGTTGAGTGGGCAATCATCACGGCAGGCATCTGGTCATGCATCATCTGCTGGGCCTGCTTGTAGAGAGCAGTACGCTGAGTTTGATCGGTGATGCCTTTCGCTTCGGCAATCAGCTTATCAAACGGCTGATAGCACCACTTCGCCGAGTTGGAGCCGCCGTCCGCCGACTGGCAGGTAAACAGCGGGCCGAAGAAGTTATCCGGATCGCCGGTGGCCGTGGTCCAGCCCATCAGCGCCGCCTGGTGCTCACCACCTTTCACGCGCTTAAGGTACTCGCCCCACTCAAAGGTCACGATTTTCGCCTGCACGCCAATCTTCGCCCAGTCGGCCTGGATCATCTCCGCCATACGCTTGGCGTTGGGGTTGTAGGGGCGCTGAACCGGCATCGCCCAAAGGTCAATGCTTAAGCCCTTGCTAAAGCCCGCCTCGGCCAGCAGCGCTTTGGCCTGCTCTGGATTGTAGTCGTAATCCTTGAGGTCGCTGTCAGCGCTCCAGACTCCCGGCGGCAGCAGGTTTTTCGCCGCCGTGCCGGTGCCCTGGAACACCGCGTCGATAATCGCCGGCTTGTTGATCGCCATCGCTAGCGCCTGGCGTACCTTGACGTTATCCAGTGGTGCTTTCTGCGTGTTGAGGGCGAGGAAGCCCGTATTTAACCCGGCCTTGCTCATCAGGTTGATATTGGGGTTTTCGCGCATCCGCGGCAGATCCGCCGGGTTCGGGAAGGCCATCACCTGACACTCGTTCTTCTCCAGCTTGGCGTAGCGCACCGAGGCGTCCGGGGTGATGCTGAACACCAGCCGGTCCAGTTTGGCCTTGCCCTGCCAGTACTCCGGGAAAGCGGTAAACAGGATGCGGGAGTCCTTCTGATACTGCGCCAGCCTGAACGGACCGGTGCCGATGGGGTCCATATCGACGCGCGTCGGGGTGCCCGCCTTCAGCATGGCGTCGGCATACTCGGCCGACAGGATCGAGGCAAAATACCACGCCAGATCCGCCACGAACGGTGCCTCCGGATGCGCAAGCGTAAAGCGCACGGTATGGTCGTCGACTTTATCGATGCTGGTAATCAGCTTGCCAAATTCCAGGCTCTCAAAGTTGGAGTAGTTACCGTTAGAGACGTTGTGATAGGGATGATTCGGATCCTTCTGCCGCATAAACGAGAAGATCACGTCGTCGGCGTTGAAGTCTCGCGTCGGGGTGAAGTATTTATTGCTCTGGAACTTCACTCCTTTGCGCAGATGGAAGGTGTAGGTTTTACCATCTTCGCTGACGTCCCAGCGTTCGGCCAGGCCAGGCTCTAGCTCCGTGGTACCGACCTTAAACTCAACCAGCCGGTTGTAAACCGGCACGGCGCTGGCATCGACGCTGGTTCCCGAGGTGTAAAGCTGAGGGTTAAAGTTTTCAGGCGATCCTTCCGAACAGTAAACCAGCGTCTTCGCTGCCACGGTAGAACTGACCGTGAGCGCGGCTAACGCCAGTGCAAGTGTTGTGGGTTTGCTTATCATCTTTATCCTGTCGTTTATCCGGCTATCTTAGCGTGCTATCAATAAGTGCTTGTTGTTTGCCCGTTAATACATAACATTAAAGTCACACCGTAAGCACCTGATAAAACAAATAAAGAAGGATCCACTATGTCATCGCCACTCGCCAGACAATTAACCCAACGCTTTTTTAGCTACCTTGCTATCACCAGCCAGAGTGATGCATCAGCTACCACCCTGCCTACCACCGCGGGCCAGTATGAGATGGCCCGGGTGCTGGCCGACGAGCTAAAAACACTGGGATTAGAAGAGATTGTGATCGACGAGCACGCCACCGTGACGGCGGTTAAAAAGGGCAACGTGGCAGGCGCGCCGCGCGTCGGTTTTATTACCCATATCGATACCGTAGACGTCGGACTGTCGCCGGATATTCATCCACAGATCCTGCAGTTTACCGGCACAGATCTCTGTCTGAATGCCCAGCAGGATATCTGGCTGCGCACCGCCGAGCACCCGGAAATTTTAGCCTACCCCGGGGAAGAGATTATCTTTAGCGACGGCACCAGCGTGCTGGGCGCAGACAACAAGGCGGCGGTAACGGTAGTCATGACCCTGCTGGAGAACCTGACCGCAGAGCATCAGCACGGCGATATCGTGGTGGCCTTTGTGCCCGATGAAGAGGTAGGCCTGCGCGGGGCCAAGGCGCTGGATCTCTCGCGCTTCGACGTTGAGTTTGCCTGGACCATCGACTGCTGCGAGCTAGGGGAGATTGTTTACGAGAACTTTAACGCCGCCCAGGCCAGGATCCACTTTACCGGCGTCACGGCGCACCCGATGTCAGCTAAAGGGGTACTGGTAAACCCCCTGCTGATGGCCACGGACTATATCAGCCATTTCGATCGCCAGCAGACGCCGGAGCATACCGCAGGCCGCGAGGGTTACACCTGGTTCAACGGTATGGAGGCAGTTCAGGGCCACGCCGTGCTCAGCGCCAGCATCCGCGATTTCGATAAAGAACGCTTCGCGCAG
Above is a genomic segment from Enterobacter sp. C2 containing:
- a CDS encoding ABC transporter substrate-binding protein, which translates into the protein MISKPTTLALALAALTVSSTVAAKTLVYCSEGSPENFNPQLYTSGTSVDASAVPVYNRLVEFKVGTTELEPGLAERWDVSEDGKTYTFHLRKGVKFQSNKYFTPTRDFNADDVIFSFMRQKDPNHPYHNVSNGNYSNFESLEFGKLITSIDKVDDHTVRFTLAHPEAPFVADLAWYFASILSAEYADAMLKAGTPTRVDMDPIGTGPFRLAQYQKDSRILFTAFPEYWQGKAKLDRLVFSITPDASVRYAKLEKNECQVMAFPNPADLPRMRENPNINLMSKAGLNTGFLALNTQKAPLDNVKVRQALAMAINKPAIIDAVFQGTGTAAKNLLPPGVWSADSDLKDYDYNPEQAKALLAEAGFSKGLSIDLWAMPVQRPYNPNAKRMAEMIQADWAKIGVQAKIVTFEWGEYLKRVKGGEHQAALMGWTTATGDPDNFFGPLFTCQSADGGSNSAKWCYQPFDKLIAEAKGITDQTQRTALYKQAQQMMHDQMPAVMIAHSTIFEPVRKEVQGYEIDPFGKHIFYQVDLKK
- a CDS encoding helix-turn-helix domain-containing protein, giving the protein MAETYGAFENLRRHSAVLKNSVALNNGMQLAAWSNKRDRITQYCDHHTLSLYVADGYESYHKTRSGWQNGGGPDRFCLLPKESESTWDIRDDLSFVHLYCTDAHLRSVGEQIWDRSPATLTLDEKTFGQDAQITALYRQFLLDCDWQQQANQLTLSTASTLLLTHIIQRYSSVQWRMPNVTGGLAPSVLRNVLEYIDAHLAEPLTLADLASQASLSEYHFARMFRHSSGLAPHQYVMQRRMHQARDRVCHTALPLTDIALGCGFSSASHFSNRFKSVFGVTPSQMRAAYA
- a CDS encoding benzoate/H(+) symporter BenE family transporter, producing MPLRPFPFSTLLAGFVAVLVGYASSAAIIWQAASVAGASPVQIAGWMTALGLAMGISTLVLTLRYRVPLLTAWSTPGAALLATSLDGATLNEAVGVFIFANALILLCGLTGLFARLMKIVPHSLAAAMLAGILLRFGLQAFTNLQSDFSLSVSMLLAWLICKALAPRYAIIATLITGAFVAWLDGDVVTSALHFSVVMPEIIAPRFTLTTLISVGLPFFLATMASQNAPGFATMQAAGYHVPASPLMVFTGGLALLGSVFGVYSVCIAAITAAICQSPDAHPDADKRWQAAAAAGIFYLLAGLFGGSISGLMAALPLSWIQTLAGLALLGTIGGSLHQALVNERERDAAVVTFLVTASGVTLLGIGSAFWGLLVGGICFAVLSGVRRAHL
- a CDS encoding DUF3313 domain-containing protein, encoding MRTHSLIHVAVLSGLLVLTGCSSKVTQPDKYSGFLKDYSHLQQATSASGKPVLRWVDPSFDDSKYDSIVYNPITYYPQPKPTTQIGQQTLNGLLTYTNTKLKAAAAQRKPLVATPGPRSLIFRGAITGVDSSKEGLQFYEVIPIAMVVAGTQAATGHRTMDTALYFEGELIDAATNKPVIKVVRKGEGKDLNNQNTPLTVDTLKQVVDDLASDATLFQVKKQ
- the pepT gene encoding peptidase T, giving the protein MSSPLARQLTQRFFSYLAITSQSDASATTLPTTAGQYEMARVLADELKTLGLEEIVIDEHATVTAVKKGNVAGAPRVGFITHIDTVDVGLSPDIHPQILQFTGTDLCLNAQQDIWLRTAEHPEILAYPGEEIIFSDGTSVLGADNKAAVTVVMTLLENLTAEHQHGDIVVAFVPDEEVGLRGAKALDLSRFDVEFAWTIDCCELGEIVYENFNAAQARIHFTGVTAHPMSAKGVLVNPLLMATDYISHFDRQQTPEHTAGREGYTWFNGMEAVQGHAVLSASIRDFDKERFAQRKQQIGEVAQRIAAQHPTAKVEYEIEDVYSNISNAVGEDRRAIDLMFEAMESLGITPKPTPMRGGTDGAALSAKGLLTPNFFTGAHNFHSRFEFLPLKSFEASYNVALQICLLAAR
- a CDS encoding DMT family transporter, whose amino-acid sequence is MNALMYSLVVVIWGTTWIAIHLQQGSVAAPVSIFWRFALASAIMLLTLLLLKRLRALTLRDHLMCMVQGGCVFGFNFWCFYTAAAWINTGLESVIFSMAVLFNAINSFIFFGQRPPARFFLAAALGLTGIVALFWQDLLAKDPNFNLLLGIGLSALGTLGFSLGNMISLRHQRKGLETMTTNGWAMFYGTLIMGFIALVRGDSFAPEWTVSYLSALVYLALFGSVVGFGVYFTLVGRIGASKAAYSTLLFPLVALTLSTLFEGYRWESNAVVGLALILVGNLVMFTRPESLLRVWHGRPRSA